DNA sequence from the Pedobacter sp. W3I1 genome:
CATCGCTGGCCACTACCTGCGTAGTTCCTTTAACGCTGATGGAGGCACCTGGAATGGGGTTACCCTGGCTATCTTTTACTTTTCCTGAAATTGAGATTTGAGCAGTGGTTTGTGCAATGGAATTGTTTGATTTACCTAAAGATAGGATCAAAGCAAACAAAAATATTACCGCACACTTAGATGTGTCTAGTAGTTTTCTTTTCATTTTTGATGATTATTTGGTTAGTTATATAATTGAACCATTAACGTGATTCAAGGGTAGCTTAGCAAAAAAAATGTTAAACATTATTCTGACCTGATGTAGAAATTGTGCATGAATAGGGATAAGGATTTGGTTCTAACAAAGTAACCACTTATAACCTTGATGGAGTGAGGGGTAATACGGTAATAAGTAGGGGTTAAATCGTTACTTTTTGTTAAAATTTGGCCTTTAACCCCTATTTTTAAGTTTTTTAAACGTTTAATCTACGTTTAATTTTTTGAGCGTATTTAAAATTGGCTGATCAATTGCTTTTAAAATATTTTGATCAGGTTTAATCAGTTCTAAAACGGCGATATCATTCCTGCCGTTTTTTAACCATTCTTGAGGGATATAAAGTGTTTGTTGCGGACCAATTGCCCAATACTTTCCTAAGTTGTGTCCGTTAACCCACACTACTCCTTTTCCCCAATCGGTCATATCCAAATAAGTATCTGCAACGGTTGGTATCTGAAAAGATCCTTTTTGCAACGTTGGCCCATTTCCATTTGCTTTTGATGGACTCGTAATCGTAATGCGATCGTTGCTAAAAGGAAAACCATACATCGACCAGTTTTTTACTTCGGTACCTGCAAAAGTTACCTGTTCAGTAATTCCTTTTTTGTTTTCTAACAAATACTTTCCAAAGTTTACCCGACCCATATTCTCGACAAAAATATCGAGCTGTACCTCTCCTGCCGGGAGATCTAATGCCAAAGTATTTTGGTTAAGCCTGCGGTCTAAAATGCCTACTCTTTTCTGATTGATAAAAATGAGGGCATAATCGCGCAATTGTTTAATCTGAAGTTCGCCTTTTTTCCCTCCCTTAATGGTAGTGCGGTACAATACGTAACCATAATCTTGTTTAAGATCTTCGAAAGTTAAGGGTGTAATATTTTTTACGGCTTTTGGTAATGCATTAAACAAGGCTACTTTATTGCCCAGTTTAAAAGGAGCAATTGCGATACTTGGTTTCGAAGCAGGAATAGGTGGCAAACTTTGTCCTGCCGGAAGATGTTTTTCGATCACAGTTCTAAACGCTTTGAATTTATCCGTTACGTTTCCAGCCTCATTTAAAGGCGCATCATAGTCGTAACTACTGGTTTGTGGCTCGTAAGGCGAAATATCCTTGTAGTTGGCTCCATTCATAAAATCGCGGGTTGTGCCGCCATGGAACATGTACATGTTAATTGAAATACCTGCCGCTAAAACAGAATCTAACTTTTTGGTATATTGTGCCGCCGGAACGGTGTGATGAGGTGTTCCCCACCAATCGAACCATGCAGGGTACCATTCTGCTATAAAATACGGGCCTTTTCCATTATGATTCTCATTTACCAATTGTCTAATTTTTGCCGGATTATCGATCCCGTTTACTGCTGGTAACAACCCTGCTAAGTGACCGTCTTTTACATCAGCAGCAGGATCACAGGTATAAAGCAATCCATCAAAGCCTGCTTCGATAAACATTTTTCTGTTGATATCTAAATAATTTTTATCGGCAGCGTAAGAACCATATTCGTTCTCTACCTGCACCATAATGATATTGCCACCATGGTTAATCTGCAATGGTGCCAACTGTTTCCCTACTTCAATAATATATTTCTTATACTCTTCTAAATATTGTTTTTCGGTACTTCGTACCACAAGCCCTTTTTCATTCTGAAGCCAATATGGATAACCACCAAACTCCCATTCGGCACAAACATATGGACTTGGTCTTAAGATAACCCAAAGGCCCTCTTGCTGAGCGATTTTAACGAATTCAGCAATGTTATTATTGCCGGAAAAATCGAATTTCCCTTTATGCGGTTCATGCAAATTCCAGAACACATAGGTACCAATGGTATTTAGCCCCATTGCTTTGGCCATTTTCATACGGGCTCGCCAGGCCTCTTTTGGTACACGTGGATAATGTAACTCGCCAGAGATAATCTGAAAGGGCTTTTCGTCTAATAAAAAGTCTGTTTCTCCTAGCTTAAACGTGTGTTTAGCTTGCTGGCCAAAAGCTGATAAGGAGAAACATATCGCCACCAACCATAATAATTTTGCTTTCATTTTTAACTGTTGTTTTTAAGACGACCTGAATTTGGACAAAAAGACTCCCATTTGCGCATTTTTACGCAATTCATCATCTAGGTTTATATAAAAATTTTGTTTTTTCTCTACTTTTTAAACACGCTCAGATCCCATTCGTCTGCCCAGGTTATCGAAATTTTATCGTTCTCAAATTTAATCGGCAACCATAAATAACGCCCATCAATGGCATTTTTCGGTTCCCATTTATCGGCCATAAAAATAAATTCTCCTTTTTTGCCAGGTGCAGGTAATACATGCGTGCTCTGCCCACCATAGGTTAACTTAGCCCCCTCGCCCTGACATGGATTTCCCATATAAGTCCAGGGACCCCAAATGGAGTTTGCTTTGAACCATCTTGCCGGATTTGGTGCCCAACCTGTACAGCCCGAACCAATCATGTAGTAAATTCCGTTTTTCTTAAACAAAGCTGGTGCTTCAGTTTGCTGCCCCACATAAATTCTAATAAATTTTCCGGTATGCCCTAAATAATCGGGGGTTAACTCAGCTAAATGCAGCGTAAAATTCTC
Encoded proteins:
- a CDS encoding glycoside hydrolase family 35 protein, yielding MKAKLLWLVAICFSLSAFGQQAKHTFKLGETDFLLDEKPFQIISGELHYPRVPKEAWRARMKMAKAMGLNTIGTYVFWNLHEPHKGKFDFSGNNNIAEFVKIAQQEGLWVILRPSPYVCAEWEFGGYPYWLQNEKGLVVRSTEKQYLEEYKKYIIEVGKQLAPLQINHGGNIIMVQVENEYGSYAADKNYLDINRKMFIEAGFDGLLYTCDPAADVKDGHLAGLLPAVNGIDNPAKIRQLVNENHNGKGPYFIAEWYPAWFDWWGTPHHTVPAAQYTKKLDSVLAAGISINMYMFHGGTTRDFMNGANYKDISPYEPQTSSYDYDAPLNEAGNVTDKFKAFRTVIEKHLPAGQSLPPIPASKPSIAIAPFKLGNKVALFNALPKAVKNITPLTFEDLKQDYGYVLYRTTIKGGKKGELQIKQLRDYALIFINQKRVGILDRRLNQNTLALDLPAGEVQLDIFVENMGRVNFGKYLLENKKGITEQVTFAGTEVKNWSMYGFPFSNDRITITSPSKANGNGPTLQKGSFQIPTVADTYLDMTDWGKGVVWVNGHNLGKYWAIGPQQTLYIPQEWLKNGRNDIAVLELIKPDQNILKAIDQPILNTLKKLNVD